The genomic region CTAGCTTTCTCTGCATCACCAGTTATAGTATTCCCTTCCTTATCTTTTAAATCTGCAATTGAGGTTTTACTTTTAGTCTCTCCTTTAATAAAACTCCAAAACGACTTTGGAGACTTTTTGGTACTTTCCACAACACCTTTCTGGTACTTTCTCTTTGAAAAACGAATGGCTGTAGTTACCTGATTTCTAGCTCTACAATATTCCTGATAGTCTACATAACTACGTGAAAATGTAAATCTTTTCCATAAATggtatttctttttaagtttCCTAAGACAATAATAGTCCATCCATTTGGGCTTGATTATTCCTTTCTTAATACTTGATTTTGGTATGTATGTATCTATACAGTGACCTATATGTCCTAGAATAAATTGCCATGCATCATCCACATTCATGTCCTTTATATCTTGCCACGAAACTTCTGACAAATATTTACGTATTTCTTCATAACTTCCTTTATAAAATTTTGGATAATTTGACTCTTCTCGTCTTCTTTCAATTTCACATGGTAATTTAAAGATCATACCAATATGGTCACTAGCACCCAAGCTATTACAATACTTGATGTCTTCAACCACCGACAGATTATCCGTAAAAATTAGGTCTAAACAGCTGGGCTCTTGTCCATCTCTGTACCGGGTGAAATTGTCAACATGTTGTGCTAGGAAGTTATCTCTAATACACTCCAAAAACAGAAAAGACGGATGGGTTTCACTCTTATTAACTGTCCAGTCACTCCAATCAATTTCTGGAAAATTGAAATCTCCAAGTATCATCAGCTTTTTGTAGTTTAAATTTGCTGCAGTTGATATAAGATCATTCAATTTCTTATAATTGTCCACACTACAATTTGGTGATTTGTAAACTGCACCTATGAGTATTTTGtccatattttgcaatcttatTTCACACCAAACAGATTCTAAGAAGTCACAATTTTTCAATACTTGACAATAGTCTGTTGGAATGTCATTTCTAATGTAGATAAAAACTCCCCgactgttttctttaatattacTGGTAAAACACTGGAAACCTCTCAGTTGATATTGACTTCTGTGAATGCTTGTTGCCATCATTGACTTTGGAAAAGTTTCTGTAATAACAATTATGTCTATATTTCCTTCAACCACAATTGTCTCCAATTCATCAATCTTGTTCAGTAAACTGTCagcatttgtataatatattcgAAACTCTTCTCCACTTTTCTTCTGATCAAGGTCATCAAATAAGTCTGCATCAAAAGATAGGTCAATGGAGTCATCATCCTGAACAGTATCCGCAGAAAACAGTACAGTTGAGTCAGAATCAGAATTGGAACTAGACACCTGACAAGCCTCAGCCTCAGAATACAAAAAAGTCGATTCAGATTCATAATTAGGAGTGTCACTCACCTCAATACTTTGATCTACATCCACTTCAATGTTCATCAGCTTTGTTTTATCAACAGTACTATTTTCAATTCTATTACCACTCTTTCTCTTTGAAGAAATTAAAGCGTTATCATGAAAGCATGATTTTTCATCTCTCTGACTAGAATTATCACTATTAGAACACAATTTCTTGTCTCTTGTTGAACTTATATTGTAACTTATAACACTTGAACTTTTAGAACAATTAACTggaacatatttacatatatatttctctCCATCATGGTCATTGTCCGCCACCCCCGCCTCTCCCAGACTGGGAGGGGGGAAAGATTCTACCACCCTGACTTGCAGAATAACTGTGATCTCTGCCAGGCAACTTCACAATTCTCCCCTTTCTTATCGCCAAATTCCTCTCCTTCTTTTTCCCGTCTTCTCTTTTCTTGTCGCAAATGAAACGCTTCCTTCCTCTGCACTTGAGTAAGGTCAGGCGTGATAAAGACTCTTGAGTATTTCTCATTGTTTTTAAGCCCACTAGCTCTGCTCAGTACTTTCCTCTTTACATCAAAATCTCCGACAGTAAATCTAACAGGTCTGGGTTTGTCCCTATCCTCTGACATCTTCCCCAGTCTCACTACATTTTCAACTTCAATCCCCAAGTTTAACGTACCATTAAGGATGTCCAACACAGTGTCCAGGtcttcttctttcttttcaCTTTCCTTCAGTTGATGGATcacaatatttaatttcttcTCCTCAATCTCTTTTTCTTCAAACTTCATCTCATTAAGCACTTGTCTAATCATTTCCTTATCACATCCATTTGTTTCTTTCTCAAGGTTCTCCATTCTAATTTCCATGTCCGAGAGTTTTGCCATGATTCTAGTGGCTGTCGGCATGGCTATCCTGCAATGCGAGCAATGCCAGAGAACACTAGATTCCTTCCCTATGTCATTGAATAGAGATGACTTCAATTTAGAACACTTCAGGCAGAATGAGTTTTCACAGAAGTTGCAGTTTATGCACTTAAATTTTGGTCCAAACTCGGCTTGGCAATCTAAACATGCGCTCGGCTGCGACGACATGACGATATTTCAAGTAATTTacccaaaataaaattaatccaGAAAATTTTGATTAAGTAAACACAAAAATAGATGATTCTTCTTCAATATTACAGAGTTACTTATAAACATTCATCCTGCTACATCTTCACTtctttcataatattttttttaactccAGCTTAAATGCGATTTCCGCTTCTATTGATTGTTTCTGAAATTCAAATAGAATTAAAGCTTAAACAaaacttgtatattttttgCAGGATATTTACAGTTAAGAGTTGTGGCATTGCTGGAATGCATAAACATGTTCAAATCATTATAAAGATCATACGCCAAAccaccctgatataaatattctttACCTTTAAACCAATAGGAACGTTTAAAAGTCATATGATAACCTATGCAGTGCAATCACACATAGTcttcaaatcattttattctttttttaagcaAAGTGCATAGTTATTAAAGGCAGTCGTTATCTGATATAAGCGTCAAATTAATTTGCACCTCTGACAATAAATTGCATAATAGGTTCACAAGTAACATGTGTCTTGTCTGCTTGTACCAGGCAGTGTCCAGAAAGGTGTGCTGACTGTTTTTGCATGAAAATGCCGCATTTTTCATAGATGACAATGATGCTgaaattattcattaattctTGTTTGCAGGGCCTGTTATGGTGTTCTTCGGTTCATCATGGAGTCTGGAGCCAAGGGCTGcgaggttgtcgtgtctggcaAGCTGCGTGGACAGAGAGCCAAGTCCATGAAATTTGTGGACGGTCTCATGATCCACTCTGGTGACCCAATCAATGACTACGTTGATACCGCCGTCAGACACGTACTGCTTAGGCAGGGTAAGAAATGGTTTCTATTTATAATTACTTATTATTAGGACTATATGAAATGTAACAAGCAGAAATTGGTCTCAACAATTTTTTGAATTGTCAGTTTTTGGCATATCATATAACAGTGTGGTTTCAATAACTTTTGGGCTGATATTGGGTCCCATACACCAAGCTGAGGAATATGCTCAGTCATCGAAATTTGACTTGAATCAACAAGCccgaattattatactattgcttggcatcaaatttttgaacaagccctgctatataaaattcagaatttgagcaagcccgaaagacattttaccattgtagggcttgcgggcttgtgctaatttcgaccactgtatGCTGTTTTTCCCCAAAAAAATCCCCttatttccaacaaaaaattgaagctttgataaaatgaatgcaggtcaaatgtaaataaaaaaagtagttAATTATTGACACTTCATTGTGTACTGTATTTTGATGCATGTATATTAGATCAATTTTCTCTGTCAACATTTGCAAAATCGCACCCACTCTCCAAATGAAAAAAACCAGCTCTGCATgtttaccaaaaacaaactttaaattatGTGGAAAGTACCGAAGACCTTTTAAACAACACACAATGGAAACCTCAGTTCTATTTTCAGGAAAAATAACATGACatcaatgattttttgtttgctttagACATATTTACTGTAAGACCCTTATTAAAACTGGAATGGAGTTGCACATTTGCCAAGAAgagttatattttctatgtatattaTTTGTGCTCTGCTATCATGATGATGTGGAATAGTTTTGTTCTCAATATCATGAAAGAATAAATAGCATCTATTTTAATATAGACTGGTGTAACTTAGTTGCGTAGCATGGCATGATTCTACTGATACGGTACTTTCAACACCATCTCAGTCTTTACTGTGAATGACGAAAATGTAATTTTTCTCTTCGTGAAAACCTGTGCAATCTGCAATAATTGCTTAGGAACCCAATTTTCTCCTTAAAACTGGCGCAATCTTTGCAGTAAATTACTATATCAAACCAAAAACTGGCATCGTTTTTTGCTTGTTTAATCCCAAAAGCgtaaatttttatttaaatgttcacTTATATGTTTCACAAGGCTGATTTGATCAGAATTCTTTTTTTTCACGCTCTTAGTtactatgtaatagttagatgacatgaagtaacattcAAATTATGCATGTGAGGAGTGAGTGCAGCGAACAAGTCCTTcttaatcattcaaatattacttcaggtcatcttactgtctTTGAATACTGcttcattggctgacacattgtcaacgcaaattctgacgcagggagtgtgtatctgATGAGAGTCATTAAGCGGACCTTTTAATACCTgggaaagttgaaattcttaatgattaagtctagtgCTTAATGATAgcatatctgcaatttcattggctgaaaagtagattgtattttaaatatttatcaaatgtatttccAGGTGTGTTGGGCATCAAGGTTAAAATCATGTTGCCATGGGACGCTACTGGCAAGATCGGGCCCAAGAAGCCACTACCTGACCACGTCAGCATTGTGGAGCCCAAGGACGAAGTGGTGCCTGCCCAGCCCTACAGCGAACAGAAGGGCGCCAAGCCCCAGGATCCGGCCCAGCCGCCTCCACAACCCATCATGTAGACTGTACTTGTTATGTGATAAATCCTGACAAAGAGaaattggtgttgttgtttttagattaATTAAATGAAGCTGTGTAGAATGTTCCAAGGCATGAAAGAGAACTTTTTGGGGgtcaaatgaatataaattggCTGTGTCATCATTAAGTCAAATGTGTAACATTATGAACATGCTTGAAGTGTCACTGCAGAGATTATGTTGAGACTATTAGTTAAGTATCCTAtgtgttgttaaatatatcttGCAAGACCTTTGACCATAGATATACATTTACCTTGAAGGTATGTGGCTGGAGCATATGCTTAGCATTTCTCTACTACTTGTGCCctgtattttcaaaatctttcaaaCAATACTCTTTGTCAAGTTATGGAGCTGgcacaaaaaaaatgcaatctGACCTTTGAATCCTTGGTATGGCTTTTACCTTAGCAAGTGTATGTTGAAAAGTCGCACTGATATGAAGAGTATTTGTGCTCAAGTTGTTTCTAAATTCTAAAAGCAGTTCTGTTGCATTGACCTTAATATGTTCGAACAGAATGTGAACATTTGTGGAATCAACACAATAATGGCTCTGATATCTGACATTTGACACATCTGGAAGCATCGACTAGGTTTTACCTTTATATAGGGGAGTAAATCGATTTGTAGGTAGTTGTAACATTGACCTGTAGATAATTGCAATTAAGTTAAAGGTCAGTTGGTTAAAATCATAATTCTAGGGCAATTGCAAGAGGTATGGATTGATGAGAGCTCGAGATTTGGTAATTAAcctttttaaccaggttttcatcTTACTCGCTTGGGATTGCTCTTGAGTGGGtggagtcaaggtcactgttactaaaaatagaaatgggTTTCCCAATGACTGCAGTTATAATTGATGAATAGTAATGAatgttggtgtgtaggtagctatTGTGAAGAGCCAgtttgggattgcttttgaggctatgtggtcaaggtcactgttactaaaaatttaaagATACGTTTCCACCCAACAACTTGAGATAGAATTGATGGAAACTAAACAAATAAGGTATTTTAAGTCGAGTAAATTTCAGTTCCATCTCTTTTTGATAAAGGTAAAGGCTGCTACTTTTTCCCCGACTTCTACAATAAGAAATAAGTTGACTGTTCTGTTTGATTGTCCAAATTAAAAACCAGGATTCGTTGCATTGCGGTGCTTCTAGTCTTTATCTGAgagaataaatacataaaataggTATTTGCTATCAGATGTGCTGTACCTACAAGAGGGGCCAGATGTGTAGGCATATTGCGATATGCGAGTACGGCCTACTAGCACACTACTTGTGCAACGATCTCAATCAAAATAGAACTATCTGTGACATTAAAATTCTAGCCACAGGTAACTTCgcaatttttaatttgtttcaaggTTCTTATgaataacaacaaatatatcGTATAGAACTGGAGTATTGTCTAATCATATATACCCCCGGTTACACAGGTTTATCATCTAACTAGTAAAGTCTCTCCATTGCTTTAACAGTTATAGCTATTTATATCGGGGGTGTTTTGGCATCATGTCAGTTGAAGGGTAAATATAAAGACTAGACCGGTGAACAATGTGGTatttatttctgacattgtgTAGTTCACAATACTTACggtaacaatacatgtataggGACAGGGGGTATGTCTGGCACAAGAGAAACATGATCACAGAGAAACAGGCAGTTAAAACACTACACATTGAGGTACATTGAAACATATAAGATATAAAGGCCCGAgtattcagaactttgttaaaattaaaaatgggctttttgttaaagctgcactctcacagatttaccatttttacaacctttcattttttgtcttgaaaagagcaaattttcgcgtaaatatctgcaaatcaataatttaagattgctgacaaaagatcagattatagcagattttcatatttccgttcgaaaattaatgtattatggcttaaaccattacggtttgaggaaaatgcataaaacatcaattttttaacttaaatataaaaatctgcgatctaattttttgtcagcagtcttatataacttgtttccatggattttcgcaaagaTTGGCTCGTTCccagacaaaaaatgaaaaagttgtcaaaacgttcaatctgtgagaatgcagctttaaaggtgaaaattttgataatgtgttcatatatttacataaaaaaacaggtgaaacagttgtctcaagaTATTCTTATAAATACTACAGATTAGAAgggtatccattaaacttccagtgcagtaaagatttgaaagttaacaacaataatttaaacaaagttgttaactttaacaaggttctgaacaatcagcacATGCAGTTTACATCATCATTGTTCACTTTCAAATCTTGACTTTACTGACCCGTTTCTAGGACACATTTGCGATCTGCAGTACTTTTCATACTCTTCAGCCatgcttgttttattcaaatatatcagcacataatgaaatatttcacttcTTAAACTTAATATTGATGCTGTTAACAATAACAAAGCTCTATAACATC from Mya arenaria isolate MELC-2E11 chromosome 3, ASM2691426v1 harbors:
- the LOC128228303 gene encoding 40S ribosomal protein S3, producing MTTNISKKRKFVADGVFKAELNNFLTRELAEDGYSGVEVRVTPTRTEIIILATRTQNVLGEKGRRIRELTSVVQKRFGFPEGTVELYAEKVATRGLCAIAQCESLRYKLIGGLAVRRACYGVLRFIMESGAKGCEVVVSGKLRGQRAKSMKFVDGLMIHSGDPINDYVDTAVRHVLLRQGVLGIKVKIMLPWDATGKIGPKKPLPDHVSIVEPKDEVVPAQPYSEQKGAKPQDPAQPPPQPIM